The Amycolatopsis coloradensis sequence TGCCGTCGGCGTACAGCCACGGCTGGACGTGGATCCATTGCCCCTCGGCCCGGTCGCCGTCGACGTGGATCTGCTCCGACGTCAGGTAGTGGGCGTTGAGGACCAGCGCCGGATCCCGCTTCTCGCCCCAGAACCGTTCGAAATGCGCCCGGATCCGGTCCTTGCCCACCGCGCGGCCGAACTGCCCGTCGTAGTGCTCGCCGACGCCCTCCCAGACGGCGTCCTCGGCGTACAGCTCGAGGATCAGCTCGATGCGGTGGTCGTCGCCGGTGACGCCGTACTCCGGGCACGGGGTGTCGCAGAGGAACATGTAACGGGCCTGGATGCGGCGGATCTCGGCCTCGGCCTCCAGCACTTCGACGCGGTGACGCAGTTCGGCGAGTTCGTCCTTCATCGGTGGGTCCTCACTGGCGCGGTTTCGGGAAGGGCCAGCAGGCAGACGACGGTCAGCGCCATTCCGCCCGCGAGGTAATAGCCGACCGAGGCCGAGGAGCCGGTCCATTCGATGAG is a genomic window containing:
- a CDS encoding nuclear transport factor 2 family protein, with product MKDELAELRHRVEVLEAEAEIRRIQARYMFLCDTPCPEYGVTGDDHRIELILELYAEDAVWEGVGEHYDGQFGRAVGKDRIRAHFERFWGEKRDPALVLNAHYLTSEQIHVDGDRAEGQWIHVQPWLYADGTGLLRSSRLNNAFRRQDGHWLITRTRTENVFIAPLPGDFASDFPAASVLMAPGTRPPAPTP